The Priestia megaterium NBRC 15308 = ATCC 14581 region ATTCATTTTCAGATGGCGGAAAATACTACGATGTAGATAAAGCGGTTGCTCATGCTGAGGAAATGGTGAGGCAAGGAGCAGACATCATTGATATCGGAGGAGAATCAACTCGTCCTGGTTATACAAGAATTAGTGATGAAGAAGAGATTAAACGGATTGTGCCCGTTATTTCTGAAGTGGCTAAGCGCGTAGAGGTGCCGATTTCTGTAGATACATACAAGTCGGAAGTGGCCAAGCATGCGCTAGAAGCAGGAGCACATATTATTAACGATATATGGGGCGCAAAGGCTGATCCCAAAATGGCTCAAGTTGCAGCTGACTATAATGTTCCTATTATTTTAATGCATAATCGCCATGAGCCCAATTATACAAATCTGATTACAGATATGATAAGTGATTTGGAAGAAAGCATATCAATTGCAAAAGCTGCAGGAGTTCGAGATGATC contains the following coding sequences:
- the folP gene encoding dihydropteroate synthase: MSTLTSQSVIKCGKYELNYADRTLIMGILNVNPDSFSDGGKYYDVDKAVAHAEEMVRQGADIIDIGGESTRPGYTRISDEEEIKRIVPVISEVAKRVEVPISVDTYKSEVAKHALEAGAHIINDIWGAKADPKMAQVAADYNVPIILMHNRHEPNYTNLITDMISDLEESISIAKAAGVRDDQIILDPGVGFGKTAAHNVEAIQHLDQLTKMGYPVLLATSRKGFIGQIVNAPPTERMEGTAATVYAGIAQGVQMVRVHDVLEIKRFVKMADVLVGKHTFQF